The DNA sequence TGATATTCTTGGGCTTGCCAAGGGCACTGCATCAGGAATCGCACCTAAAGCTCATCTTGCAACATATAAGGTTTGCGATAAAAAAGGCTGTAGTGGTACAGATGTTGCGGCAGCCATAGATGAAGCCATTAAAAATGGAGTGGATATTATCAATCTTTCCCTAGGAGATTTAAACCATTCTCCGTTCTATGATGATGATATAATGATTGCTACATTCTCAGCTGTTAGAGagaaaatatttgtttgtatggttGCAGGAAACACAGGTCCTTATCCAAGCTCTCTTTGGGATAATGGTGCTCCATGGATCCTTACTGTTGGAGCTAGTAGCCATGATAGGAGATTTAAAGGCACTGTTAGACTTGGAAACCTtgtggaagttgaaggagaaTTTGGCTACCAGCCAAGCACATTCAATGCCACTGGTAACATGATCTTCCCGGGCTATCCAGGGCATAATGGCACACTGGGATGCAAGAATACCTCCTTCAATAATGTTGAGGTAAAGGGAAAGATTGTTTTGTGTTCGATGGAGGGAGGCTCATACAAAGACATGAGCATTAATGTCAAAGATGCCGGAGGGGCAGGGATGATAGTGTTGAATGGTTTTTTTCGTGGATCTACCACTTTTGCTGATGATCATGTAGTTCCAACAGTTCATGTCAACTATAGTACCGCGGTCAAAATTGTGGATTACTTCCTAAACTCAACCTCAATGGCAACCGCAACAATTGCATTTAATGGTACAAAGTTTGGAGCTCGGCCATGTCCCACCGTTAGTTACTTCTCTTCAAGAGGCCCACATGCTTATAATGGTGGTATAATAAAGCCGGATATCCTTGGACCTGGGGTGAATATCCTTTCCTCTTTTCCATCTGCACCTGGACCATTTCCCAATCTTCCTTCAGGCTCATTTTTCAAATCTATGAGTGGTACATCAACGGCTGCACCTCATCTTGCGGGAATTGCTGCACTACTCAAGAATACTCATAAGAACTGGTCAACATCAGCAATTAGGTCTACAATCATGACAACTGCTAACAGAATTGATCTTGATGGAAACCCAATTTTTGATGACGCTTATCAGGATTATGCAAAATTGGCTGACATAGGTTCAGGGCAAGTGAATCCCCTTATAGCCAATGACCCTGGACTAATTTATGATATAAGCACAGACCACTATCTTCAATACCTATGTGGTCTAGGATATAATGACACACAACTTTCGATTGTCGCAGGCAATTCACTACAATGTTCTGTTGTTGGCAGCATTGCTCCTGAGAATCTTAACTATCCTTCGATATCAATATCTCTAAATTCCTCAACAATGAAGTCCATCCATCGCACACTAACAAATGTCGGGGATGCTAATGAGCTTTACAACATAGATGTTGAAGAACCAAATGGAATTAGAGTGGTTGTCTCTCCAGCTTCGATTCAATTTTCAAGTATTGGTGAGGAGAAGAACATCACCCTTGAATTTAGTAGCAAGGGGATGCCTTTAATCAAAGACCATGTCTGGGATGGACAACTTAAACTAGACTCTGGCAAGCATTTTGTAAGGAGCCCTATATCGGTTACTATCATTtgaaaaaagttttaaattgaGAATTGAGTTCAAGTTAATTTCTTAGTTAATAAATACTTGATAAGTtcttgaatgaatgtatttgattattatcatttatagcactttgcatgtaattgttgaatatatgattgaatttggtgtttaatttgcttttatttCGTATTTAGGCTAGAATGAAGATATATAGATCAAGAATAACAACTTTGAGGTGATTTAAGCCAATTTTGGAAGAAACACAAAGTTTTTAGTGTGACCTATGGTCAGGCTTGCGGATGCTATTACAAGCAATTACTATAGTAGTGCAATATTCATGGTACTATAGTAAATCACGATTGCATGGACTGTTATGAGACTATTATGGGCGTAACAGTCAACCCGAGAAGATTAGGCCATAAGAACCCTTATTTCTGAGTTATAAAAACCCAGAAACTAGGGCttttgggggatcttcttctctactCTATGGTCACCCTTTGGGTGGTGATTTGAAGGGCTTTTACAACATTTCTCCATGGGAAAAAAGCAAGAGGAAGAGATTAATCGaaggttcaaagcttcaagGGAGCCGTTCATGAAGAGATCTCGGCgaagaacttcatccatccaAGGAGCTTGCAAGCTTTAAGGGAATTTTGTTAttctatttatgtatttatttcatttggattggattgttgtCCTCCaataatggagaactaattttcatggtgtttgggcatagatgaactctagggtttatgatttgattgaatttgtttgtggatctttcatgcttttacaTTGATTATTAATTGCAATCCTTTCTTATTAATTTCAATTGTGTAATTATTATCTTGAATGCTATTGAGGCGAGAGCCCTagattcatgtttgatgtgcctATATAACTAGTTGAGATACCCACCTAACATTGGCAAGCCGTGATTGAAGGGGATCATGAGTAAGATTTTAAGATAGGGTACTTTGAAGTTGAGAGCTCTCCTCCCACAATCTTTCTGAGTGAATTGACAAGTGATTCAATCCTCTTTACAATCACAGGGAATAGTTTTAACGAGAGATCTCGTTTATACTTTGTATGGGATTGGAGTGATTACTTCGAGAGAagaattttctatattttgaatACTTATTAATTCTTGTGTTATTGGAAAGTGTGGGCTTAATAACCTGGAGATGGAGCTCTAACAATACCTTCATGGATAAATTCTTTTACACTTTCTTGAATGACGGTGGTCTGAGATGCCCCTTGTGCAAACACTTATGGAAAGGTTCTTGTCCccttaaaatcaaaattttcaactgGCTTGATTGGGATAAGAAAATCCTATCCATGGATAATTATATAACCAGGCAAAGAGTGGGTGTAATGGAATCTCATTAACTACTTGTTTACTTTGTCACAAGACTGAGGAAATAGAGGACCACCTGTTAGTATCCTGTCAATTTGCTGCTAGGATCTGATCGCATTTTGCTAGCATACTTAATATCCAAAACATTCCCCTTACTCTAGAAGAGTCTTGGTCATCATGGGGAACCTGCAATATCTACTTGATCTTGGAAACCTCCTCATTAGGGCAATTTGTTGGTCTATTTGGCTAGAAAAAATGATCATATTTTCAACTGCACAACGTTTTCTCATCTTTCTATCATTTGCAAAATTGATTATATGATTATTGCCTAGGTGTATGTACTTCCAGTCGCAAAAAGGCCAAGCTTGAGCAGATGATCCCAACTATCAAAAGAAGTTTCAACATCATGCAGAACTGATTGGCGAGGTAGGAGACCCAAATCGGCTTATGGATCCTAAGACCTGAAGGAAGATCGTCGCTTgctttttaaggttttttttatcgGTGTCTGTCCTCTTTGTTGTTTTAGTTCTTAGTTATAGCATCGCTTGTTGTCTTTAGTATTTTGTTCTCCATGTCTTGTGaatttgtttctattgtttggtttaagttttttctcttttctttttctttaaggGCCTATGTAACTTTGTTTACTCTTAAGTTTTTAGTCCATATGGTTCATCCACTTTTCTAAgaaaatgttttaatttgtttaaaaaatttaactctACTAAAATATTCTTTTGTGATTTCttaatgtttataaaatttaagcATTATAAACATGtacctttttaaaataaactataaaaatgTACTGGGAAAAACTTAAAATTGTTCTTGGCCATGATATTGATATAATAgaataaaggaaacaaaacatAAACCACCTAGCCGAAGCAAGTCAGGGGAAAAGAGGGCAACAAAATAGAGATGCTTGAAACAAAAAACTAGAAGTCACTCACCAGTGGTGAGGAACTTCACTACTGAACCAAAAGTAAACAAAACCACAACAATAATTACTCACTCAAATAAGTCAACAATGTCCATTGTGCGATAACAAGAGCTGACTCATACTGCTAAAAGGAGTGACTTGGGTTGACATGTCAGAGTAATCTTTCTATCTAACACTCAGAAAATCCAATGAATGCCTGTTAGTATAGATTGAGCCACTTGAGTTTCACTTCTACGGGTCTCAAGCtgtaaaaatccacaaaaagagcATGTGAATAATTTTGAAGATGATTGAGAAAAGGGTTAGCATACagtaatatttgaaaattcttctatttctttctgGCCAAATAATCCACAAAAATCACTCTTAACAGAAGATCCCAAAGAAGTCTTTGCTAGGCCTCCAAGGTATCGAGCTAGGAGGTCTAAAACTTTGAAAATGATTGTGAGAAAGGCTGTAATCCAAGGGTTTGGCCAAGGAATTACCAAATGTGATAAAAAAAGGCACAATTGAGAAGAAGGTGGTATATGGTCTAAGTAGCAATGGCAGATGATGCCACTATCAGTAGCGCACTACTTACATCTTCTCTTAGCAAGGTTGTCTAGTGTGagaattttgttatcccaaAATAgctaacaaaataaagtaatttttttccaGCAACCAACTATCCAAAACTTAGGACTTAATGGATAGTAAAGCCCTCTATTTGCAAGGAATTAGTACAAGGAGTGTATCAAGAAAGTCTTGCTATTTTCTTAGGTCCAGATCTTCCTATCTTCGTGGTTACTAGAATAGTCAAGGATTGAAGATATGAGTAGCAAAAGTGAGGTAGAAGAAGGGTGATGCCAGCCTAAAAGAGGATTTCTTTCTAGGTGACAAGTGATGTAGAGGCCAAGGGGGACCATTCTCAAAATAGTTGAACTAGATGACCTCTATCTAGCAACCTTTAGGATCTGCACTTAGTTTCCACGACCATTTACTAAGATGTGCTACATTGAAATCATGAAGATTGACAATTCCCTAACCTCCAACTCTCGTTGGGGTCTACAAATCCGATGTCACACCACTAGGTAGATTCCAGAGGATGTCTCTCTGGATTCCATCAATTTCTTCTATCACCTAGGAAGGCAATTTGGGCACAGGCATCCAATACGAGGAAACCGAGGATAAAATGGAATAAAGAAGTGTAATACACCCTTCAAGAGATAGGCAGTTAGCTTTCCAGGATGAGAGTTTTTCCAGGACTGACAAGATCAACTTCATCCAGTCATGTCATCTAGGGCACTTTTTTAAAAGAAGGAACTCAAGATAGTTAAAGGGGAGGCAATTGCCGGTAAATATTCAAAAGTTTGTAAATTTGTTTATGGtttctctttttaataaatttatgatttatttgttttcttttcaaaataatcaGTAGAGCTTCATGCATCACTATGATTTGTGATTCATGGAAAAAATacttgcaaaagaaaaaaaaaatctcatcttcAAAAGAAACTTTACTCTTATAGAGGGAAATCCAACAATCATAATTTGTGATACAAagaaattttattgataaacaattaatttaaatcttctacatgaattttttttaacaaggtGGGTAAACTACCATGGATTAGAGAAACCAACAATGGCCAGTGGAGTTAGTACCTCAACACTAGAGGCGCACCTGCCAACCAACTTAATCAAAAAGATAAGCATGCACAGAAGCAAAGTTAATCTCACTACACATGCTCTCCCTAGCCTAATTGCAAAGTGATCAACTAGGgaattttgtgtatttttttataaaagccCGTAGGCTAAAGGTAACTTTGTGTTTTAACATATTACATTCACAAATGAAACAAGAAATAAAGGATAAAGAACCTTCATGGTGAGCTCCTGGGCGGAGCTCAAGGTGGACAGTGCAACAATCTTCACCAGACGGTTTGTGATTTGGCTTCTCCTAGCT is a window from the Dioscorea cayenensis subsp. rotundata cultivar TDr96_F1 chromosome 2, TDr96_F1_v2_PseudoChromosome.rev07_lg8_w22 25.fasta, whole genome shotgun sequence genome containing:
- the LOC120275414 gene encoding subtilisin-like protease, producing MRILSISRITKAGSLKTDIQETGIVEKTELIRVRCPPSDRHGYGSLLTSVLDDQNYKKDNQLLTYIVHVRRPMHHELLSDEDLEHWHRSFLPNTTLDTGEQRLVHSYRHAISGFAARITLEEVKAMESMEGFLIARPSKTLKLATTHTPNFLGLNRQSGLWPDSFMGSGVIIGVIDSGITPNHASFIYDGTMPPKPLKWSGTCGFHNKTLCNNKLIGALGFSGTRRPSPKDDKKDGHGTHVAGIAAGNFVDNADILGLAKGTASGIAPKAHLATYKVCDKKGCSGTDVAAAIDEAIKNGVDIINLSLGDLNHSPFYDDDIMIATFSAVREKIFVCMVAGNTGPYPSSLWDNGAPWILTVGASSHDRRFKGTVRLGNLVEVEGEFGYQPSTFNATGNMIFPGYPGHNGTLGCKNTSFNNVEVKGKIVLCSMEGGSYKDMSINVKDAGGAGMIVLNGFFRGSTTFADDHVVPTVHVNYSTAVKIVDYFLNSTSMATATIAFNGTKFGARPCPTVSYFSSRGPHAYNGGIIKPDILGPGVNILSSFPSAPGPFPNLPSGSFFKSMSGTSTAAPHLAGIAALLKNTHKNWSTSAIRSTIMTTANRIDLDGNPIFDDAYQDYAKLADIGSGQVNPLIANDPGLIYDISTDHYLQYLCGLGYNDTQLSIVAGNSLQCSVVGSIAPENLNYPSISISLNSSTMKSIHRTLTNVGDANELYNIDVEEPNGIRVVVSPASIQFSSIGEEKNITLEFSSKGMPLIKDHVWDGQLKLDSGKHFVRSPISVTII